One genomic region from Salvia hispanica cultivar TCC Black 2014 chromosome 2, UniMelb_Shisp_WGS_1.0, whole genome shotgun sequence encodes:
- the LOC125204933 gene encoding LOW QUALITY PROTEIN: D-3-phosphoglycerate dehydrogenase 1, chloroplastic-like (The sequence of the model RefSeq protein was modified relative to this genomic sequence to represent the inferred CDS: deleted 1 base in 1 codon), which translates to MAATSISPATNKLTDQSPPLPLHTAAARSSSTRLSFANSPISLQKLAISASSANPSSRASAVGALKTARESEQASKPRNSDPAQKSPKPTVLVSEKLGEAGLDLLRSYGDVECLYSLSPEDLCARIGEFDALIVRSGTKVTRQVFEAARGKLKVVGRAGVGIDNVDLQAATEFGCLVVNAPTANTIAAAEHGIALLAGMARNVAQADASMKAGEWQRTKYVGVSLVGKTLAIMGFGKVGSEVARRAKGLGMHVIAHDPYAPADRARALGVELVSFDQAISTADFVSLHMPLTPTTNKIFNDATFAKMKKGVRIINVARGGVIDEDALVRALDEGIVAQAALDVFTKEPPSKDSKLVQHKNVTVTPHLGASTKEAQEGVAVEIAEAVVGALRGELSATAVNAPMVPPEVLSELAPYVTLAEKLGRLAVQLAAGGSGIQSVKVVYGSSRDSDNLDTRLLRAMIVKGIIEPISDAHINLVNADFIAKQKGLRISEEKLAVDSSPDSPIDSIQVQISNVGSKFESALLENGNISIEGRVKDGVPHLTRVGAFSVDVSLDGNLILCRQVDQPGMIGRVGNILGESNVNVSFMSVSRTVKRVKAIMAIGVDEAPDKETLKKIGEVPAIEEFVFLDL; encoded by the exons TCCTCGGCGAATCCGAGCTCGCGCGCCTCCGCCGTCGGCGCTCTGAAGACCGCGCGCGAATCCGAGCAGGCGTCGAAGCCGCGGAATTCAGATCCGGCGCAGAAATCGCCGAAGCCGACGGTCCTGGTCTCCGAGAAGCTCGGGGAGGCCGGCCTCGACCTGCTGAGGAGCTACGGGGACGTGGAGTGCCTCTACAGCCTGTCGCCGGAGGATCTCTGCGCGAGGATCGGGGAGTTCGACGCGCTGATCGTGCGGAGCGGCACGAAGGTGACGCGCCAGGTGTTCGAGGCGGCGAGGGGGAAGCTGAAGGTCGTCGGACGCGCCGGCGTCGGGATCGATAATGTGGATCTGCAGGCGGCGACGGAG TTCGGTTGTCTGGTGGTGAATGCGCCGACGGCGAACACGATCGCGGCGGCGGAGCACGGGATCGCTCTGCTGGCTGGCATGGCGAGGAATGTTGCTCAGGCTGACGCTTCCATGAAGGCTG GGGAATGGCAACGTACAAAGTATGTTGGTGTCTCGCTGGTTGGCAAGACATTGGCTATCATGGGATTTGGAAAAGTTGGCTCTGAAGTAGCAAGACGTGCAAAGGGCCTCGGGATGCATGTTATTGCTCATGACCCATACGCCCCAGCTGATAGAGCACGCGCCCTTGGTGTGGAGTTGGTGTCATTTGATCAAGCTATCTCCACTGCAGACTTCGTCTCTCTACACATGCCTCTTACTCCTACTACTAACAAGATATTCAACGATGCAACATTTGCAAAGATGAAGAAGGGAGTGCGGATCATAAACGTTGCCCGTGGTGGCGTCATCGATGAAGATGCTTTAGTGAGAGCCCTTGATGAAGGAATAGTTGCACAG GCCGCCCTCGATGTCTTCACGAAGGAGCCCCCATCGAAAGATAGCAAGCTAGTGCAACACAAGAATGTTACAGTTACACCACATCTTGGTGCTAGCACAAAGGAAGCACAG GAAGGAGTTGCAGTCGAAATAGCAGAGGCCGTTGTTGGTGCACTGAGAGGCGAGCTTTCTGCAACTGCAGTAAATGCTCCAATGGTTCCCCCAGAG GTCTTGTCTGAGCTGGCTCCGTACGTTACTCTGGCTGAGAAGCTCGGTAGACTAGCTGTCCAGTTAGCAGCTGGAGGAAGCGGAATCCAATCCGTGAAGGTGGTTTATGGCTCATCCCGCGACTCTGACAACTTGGACACGAGACTTCTCCGCGCAATGATAGTAAAGGGTATCATCGAGCCTATCTCAGACGCCCACATCAACCTCGTCAACGCAGACTTCATAGCCAAGCAGAAAGGTCTAAGAATCAGCGAGGAAAAGCTAGCAGTCGACTCCTCTCCCGATAGCCCTATTGACTCGATCCAGGTCCAGATAAGCAACGTGGGGTCAAAATTCGAGAGTGCATTGCTGGAGAACGGGAACATAAGCATCGAGGGGAGAGTGAAGGACGGCGTGCCTCACCTCACACGCGTGGGAGCGTTCAGCGTGGATGTCAGCCTCGACGGGAACCTGATCCTCTGCCGCCAAGTCGACCAGCCTGGCATGATCGGGAGAGTTGGGAACATCCTCGGAGAGAGCAACGTGAACGTGAGCTTCATGAGCGTGAGCCGGACCGTGAAGAGGGTGAAGGCCATCATGGCCATCGGGGTAGACGAGGCGCCCGACAAGGAGACGCTCAAGAAGATCGGCGAGGTGCCCGCTATCGAAGAGTTTGTCTTTCTTGATCTCTGA
- the LOC125204934 gene encoding RNA-binding protein, mRNA-processing factor 2a, whose product MAGTGIHPYHQQWPPVPAPPPSAAAPPPPPPHPHPHPHPHQPALPMDNSASRPSNDEVRTIFISGLPEDVKERELQNLLRWLPGYEASQVNFKGEHPMGFALFATGQHAIAAKDALQDMVFDAESKSLLHTEMAKKNLFVKRGIVADSSAYDQSKRMRIGGDYTHTAYSTSPFHPPPPAVWGPHGYMSPAPPHYDPYAGYAVPPVPMPAPAPVPAPSSYVPVQNNKDNPPCNTLFIGNLGENINEDELRGLFSVQPGYKQMKVLRQERHTVCFIEFEDVNSATNVHHTLQGAVIPSSGAVGMRIQYSKNPFGRRKDSVYQTPPQNVNGVPPAINYQ is encoded by the exons ATGGCGGGCACCGGAATCCACCCCTACCACCAGCAATGGCCGCCAGTTCCCGCCCCTCCTCCGTCCGCcgccgcgccgccgccgcctcctccccACCCCCACCCGCACCCGCACCCGCACCAGCCGGCGCTTCCTATGGACAACTCCGCCTCCCGCCCTTCTAACGACGAG GTGCGTACGATATTTATTTCGGGTTTGCCGGAGGATGTGAAGGAGAGGGAGCTGCAGAATCTGCTGCGGTGGCTGCCGGGGTATGAGGCGTCGCAGGTGAACTTCAAGGGCGAGCATCCGATGGGCTTCGCGCTGTTCGCCACCGGGCAGCACGCTATTGCTGCCAAGGATGCACTTCAG GATATGGTGTTTGATGCGGAGTCGAAGTCTCTCTTGCACACTGAGATGGCAAAGAAGAATCTATTTGTGAAGAGGG GGATAGTTGCTGATTCCAGTGCTTATGACCAGAGTAAACGCATGCGAATAGGTGGCGATTATACACACACTGCTTATTCAACATCTCCTTTTCATCCTCCCCCACCAGCTGTTTGGGGACCACATGG GTATATGTCCCCAGCTCCACCACATTACGATCCATATGCAGGTTATGCTGTTCCTCCCGTGCCAATGCCTGCTCCAGCTCCTGTACCTGCACCTAGCAGTTATGTACCTGTCCAG AATAACAAAGATAACCCTCCTTGTAACACCCTTTTCATTGGCAATCTGGGTGAGAATATCAATGAAGATGAGCTCCGGGGCCTCTTTAGCGT CCAACCTGGTTATAAGCAGATGAAAGTATTGCGACAGGAAAGGCATACTGTGTGCTTCATCGAATTTGAA GATGTAAACAGTGCGACCAACGTGCACCACACCTTGCAGGGTGCTGTTATACCCAGTTCCGGTGCTGTTGGAATGCGTATTca ATATTCGAAAAATCCGTTCGGGAGAAGGAAGGACTCAGTCTACCAAACTCCTCCCCAAAATGTGAATGGAGTTCCTCCTGCAATCAACTACCAGTAG
- the LOC125203969 gene encoding receptor-like protein kinase: MGSFWSCFFLIFLASAATFGVNAVNLEGTTLLSLVRHWKVVPLPIKSSWNASDSTPCSWLGVICNPSNVVVEVNISSLSISGELGPEIGYLSHLESIDLSFNSFSGKIPSLLGNCSYLESLDLSNNFFNGEIPENLGNLRRLRDLSLWTNNLGGEIPESLFRIPSLRLIYLNNNKLTGSIPRDLGNLSLTETLSLNNNMLSGTIPSSIGNCSELRELYLNDNLLEGVLPDSLNSLTHLQFLFVENNNLVGEIPSFGSCKELENLVLSSNRFSGGLPTGLGNCSSLTSLAAVGCGLSGPIPSSLGRLTNLSLLYLSENRLSGSIPPELGNCEALTDLQLYGNKLSGAIPSELGMLDQLQIIMLFTNNLSGEIPSSIWRIQSLQQLIVYENDLVGEIPNEITKLKELSYLSLFDNQFSGVLPQGLGINGSLTQVDLSRNKFIGPIPPNLCFGKKLRRLILGQNHFNGSISSDVGRCTSLTRLILKENSLEGRIPDFLKHSGLEYMDISNNRISGSITSSLGDLANVSFIDLSHNKLVGGIPLELGGLVNLEYLSLSHNRLDGIMPSQLSGCHKLSELHLRNNLLNGTIPSSLRSLSELSVLDLSENRFGGGVATTLFKLGKLSSLQLGGNLLGGAIPPSIGLEVEAQSLRSLNLSRNGLIGRLPVEFGKLKMLEQLDISCNNLSGSLEIVGKLRSLTEINVSYNSFAGPIQPAVMKFLISSPSSFVGNQDLCIECVGSCEGSNSSSNAFKMCRSQSRKRGLGRVGLAMVVSGSSLFAVILVLGVSYAFLRNKGHEGNILGDAEEGASSLLRQVMAATENLHEKYIVGRGAHGTVYRVALSPTKAYALKKLSFAGSKGGNASMVREIETIGSVRHRNLVKLEDFWLRKDYGLILYPYMENGSLHDVLHESHPRLPLKWEVRYRIALGAAQGLMYLHFDCDPPIIHRDIKPMNILLDSDMEPHISDFGIAKLLDESVSSTQVAVQGTIGYIAPERAFSTRSSRESDVYAYGVVLLELVTRRRVLDESFGEGVDVVRWARGVWDEGEGLGEIVDRDVVDELLDSSLREQVEGVVVLALRCTDEDAGKRPSMREVVKQLVVVESRSRSKHR; encoded by the exons ATGGGAAGTTTCTGGAGCTGTTTTTTCCTGATTTTCTTGGCGTCTGCTGCGACATTCGGAGTGAATGCTGTGAATCTAGAAGGTACAACTCTGCTATCACTTGTTAGGCATTGGAAAGTTGTACCTTTACCCATCAAGTCCAGCTGGAATGCTTCAGATTCCACTCCCTGTTCTTGGCTTGGTGTGATTTGCAATCCTAGCAACGTTGTTGTTGAGGTGAACATATCTAGTTTGTCGATTTCAGGCGAATTAGGGCCGGAAATCGGCTATTTGAGCCATTTGGAGTCGATTGATTTGAGCTTTAACAGTTTTTCTGGTAAAATTCCTTCATTGCTAGGCAATTGCAGCTATCTTGAGTCTTTAGACCTGTCTAACAACTTCTTTAATGGAGAAATTCCGGAAAATCTGGGAAATTTGAGGAGATTAAGGGATTTGAGCTTGTGGACGAACAATCTCGGTGGTGAGATTCCTGAATCTTTGTTTAGGATTCCTTCACTGAGATTGATTTACCTGAATAACAACAAGCTTACTGGTTCAATTCCTAGGGATTTAGGGAATCTAAGCTTAACTGAGACGTTGTCTTTGAACAATAATATGTTGTCTGGGACTATCCCTTCGTCGATAGGGAACTGCAGCGAGTTGCGAGAGCTCTACTTGAACGATAACTTGCTTGAAGGCGTGTTGCCAGATAGCTTGAACAGTTTAACtcatttgcaatttttgttTGTGGAGAATAACAATCTTGTGGGGGAGATTCCTAGTTTTGGCTCTTGTAAGGAGTTGGAGAATCTTGTTTTGTCGAGCAACCGGTTTAGTGGAGGGCTTCCGACAGGGTTAGGGAACTGCAGTAGCTTAACTAGTCTTGCTGCCGTTGGCTGTGGTTTGAGTGGTCCTATCCCTTCTTCTCTAGGTAGATTGACTAATCTTAGTCTACTTTATTTGTCTGAAAATCGACTGTCTGGTTCGATCCCGCCTGAGTTGGGGAATTGTGAGGCATTAACTGATTTGCAGCTGTATGGAAACAAGCTCAGTGGTGCTATTCCGAGCGAATTAGGTATGCTTGATCAGCTGCAGATAATCATGCTTTTTACGAACAATTTGAGTGGAGAGATTCCAAGCAGCATTTGGAGGATTCAGAGCCTTCAACAGCTTATAGTTTATGAGAATGATCTCGTTGGTGAGATACCGAACGAGATCACAAAACTGAAGGAGCTGAGTTATCTTTCCTTGTTCGACAATCAGTTCTCAGGTGTTCTCCCTCAAGGTTTAGGCATCAATGGCAGCCTAACTCAAGTGGATCTCTCGAGAAACAAGTTCATCGGCCCTATACCGCCAAATCTTTGCTTCGGGAAGAAGCTGAGAAGGCTCATCTTGGGCCAGAATCACTTCAATGGAAGCATTTCTTCTGATGTTGGGAGGTGTACCTCGCTCACGAGGCTGATTCTCAAGGAGAATAGTCTCGAGGGAAGAATCCCGGACTTTTTGAAGCATTCAGGTCTTGAATATATGGATATTAGTAACAACAGGATTAGTGGGTCGATTACCTCGAGTTTAGGTGATCTTGCTAATGTTAGTTTTATTGATTTGTCTCACAATAAGCTCGTTGGCGGTATACCTCTCGAGTTGGGTGGTCTTGTGAATCTTGAATATTTAAGTCTCTCTCACAATCGTCTCGATGGCATCATGCCGTCACAGTTGTCGGGCTGTCACAAGCTGTCGGAGCTTCATCTGAGAAACAATCTGTTAAATGGGACAATTCCTTCCAGCTTGAGAAGCTTGAGTGAGTTATCCGTATTGGATCTTAGTGAAAACCGTTTTGGAGGGGGCGTTGCGACCACCTTATTTAAGCTAGGGAAGCTTTCGTCTTTGCAGCTCGGTGGAAACCTATTAGGTGGGGCTATTCCTCCTTCCATAGGGCTGGAAGTTGAAGCACAGAGCCTGAGATCGTTGAATCTCAGCAGGAACGGGTTGATAGGTCGTCTCCCCGTGGAATTCGGGAAGCTTAAAATGCTGGAGCAATTGGATATCAGCTGCAATAATCTCTCTGGCAGCCTGGAAATTGTTGGTAAACTCCGTTCTTTAACAGAGATCAATGTCTCGTATAACTCGTTTGCTGGTCCGATTCAGCCTGCAGTGATGAAATTCCTGATTTCTTCGCCCTCGTCCTTCGTTGGCAATCAAGATTTGTGCATTGAGTGTGTAGGGAGCTGCGAGGGAAGTAACAGTAGCAGTAACGCCTTCAAAATGTGTCGTTCACAATCAAGGAAAAGAGGCCTCGGTCGTGTTGGCCTTGCAATGGTCGTCTCTGGATCGTCCCTTTTCGCTGTTATCCTCGTTCTTGGAGTTTCTTACGCGTTTTTAAGGAACAAGGGCCATGAGGGGAACATTTTAGGCGATGCAGAGGAAGGTGCCTCGTCTCTGCTCAGACAAGTTATGGCAGCTACTGAGAATCTACACGAGAAATACATTGTCGGGAGGGGAGCGCACGGGACAGTGTACAGGGTGGCGTTGAGTCCAACGAAGGCGTATGCTTTGAAGAAGCTATCTTTTGCTGGATCAAAGGGAGGGAACGCGAGCATGGTGCGTGAAATTGAGACCATTGGCAGTGTGAGACACCGCAACCTAGTGAAGCTCGAAGACTTCTGGCTGAGGAAGGATTACGGCCTGATTTTGTACCCTTACATGGAGAACGGCAGCCTGCACGACGTTCTGCACGAGTCTCACCCTCGTCTTCCCCTAAAGTGGGAGGTTCGTTACAGGATAGCTCTCGGAGCTGCTCAAGGCCTAATGTACCTTCACTTCGACTGCGATCCTCCCATCATACACCGCGACATCAAGCCAATGAACATCTTGCTCGACTCGGATATGGAGCCTCACATCTCTGACTTTGGGATCGCCAAGCTCTTGGACGAGTCGGTTTCCTCGACACAAGTTGCAGTCCAGGGCACCATTGGCTACATTGCTCCAG AGCGAGCGTTCTCGACGAGGAGTAGTAGGGAGTCGGATGTGTACGCATATGGCGTGGTGCTGCTGGAGCTAGTGACGAGGAGGAGGGTGCTGGACGAGTCGTTTGGAGAGGGAGTGGACGTTGTGAGGTGGGCGAGGGGCGTGTGGGACGAGGGGGAAGGGCTCGGGGAGATCGTGGATCGGGATGTGGTGGACGAGCTGTTGGATTCGAGCCTAAGGGAGCAAGTGGAGGGTGTGGTGGTGTTGGCTTTGAGGTGCACTGATGAGGATGCTGGGAAAAGGCCTTCAATGAGGGAGGTTGTGAAGCaattggtggtggtggagagtAGGAGTAGAAGCAAGCATAGATAG